Proteins encoded by one window of Streptomyces uncialis:
- the pepN gene encoding aminopeptidase N translates to MPGENLSRDEAQERAALLSVDGYEVALDLRSAIGDVEDEPRTFRSVTTIRFRCAEPGATSFADLVAPQVTSVSLNGKDLDPGAVFDGSRIALEDLAEENELVVDARCAYSRTGEGMHRFVDPEDGEVYLYTQYEPADARRVFTTFEQPDLKAPFRFEVRAPEGWTVWGNGAGEQVDGVWRFAETKPISTYITAVVAGPYHYVTDSYSRTFADGTTLEIPLGALCRKGLARHFDADDVFLVTKQGLDFFHDHFDYPYPFGKYDQAFVPEYNLGAMENPGCVTFREEYIFRGKVTRAAYEARANVILHEMAHMWFGDLVTMRWWDDLWLKESFADFMGAFSMVGATRFTDGWITFANNRKAWAYRADQLPSTHPITADIRDLEAAKLNFDGITYAKGASVLKQLVAYVGQDAFLEGARRYFKRHAYGNTELSDLLTVLEETSGRDMTAWSRAWLQTAGLNALTPQVLLTAEGRISELAVLQEAPEAYPQLRPHRIAVGLYAREDVSGELVRYARAEVDVDGPRTLVPELVGERAPELVLVNDDDLTYCKIRFDENSLETLRERLGDLTDPLARALVWSALWNLTRDALMPTRDFVDLVLRFAGRETDIGVLQMLHTWVRSAVTHYAAPEWRAEGGAALAQGAVRELRIAEPGSQHQLVWARFLAATACADTELGLLAGLLDGTARIDGLDVDQELRWAFLEPLATYGAVGEDAIAAELARDDTASGRRHQVRCLAARPLAEVKARAWADVVESDTLSNALVEATIAGFARPSQRELIAPYTPKYFAAIERVWAERSIQIGMDVVRGLFPGVQGDKATLDAADAWLSERADAAPALRRLVLEARDDLARALRAQVCDAGGVGAGL, encoded by the coding sequence GTGCCCGGTGAGAATCTGTCCCGTGACGAGGCCCAGGAGCGGGCCGCGCTGCTGTCCGTCGACGGTTACGAGGTCGCCCTCGACCTGCGCTCCGCGATCGGGGACGTGGAGGACGAGCCGCGCACGTTCCGGTCCGTGACCACGATCCGGTTCCGCTGCGCCGAGCCCGGGGCCACGAGCTTCGCGGACCTCGTCGCGCCCCAGGTCACGTCGGTGTCCCTCAACGGCAAGGACCTCGACCCGGGCGCCGTCTTCGACGGTTCGCGGATCGCGCTGGAGGATCTCGCCGAGGAGAACGAACTGGTGGTTGACGCGCGTTGCGCGTACAGCCGCACCGGTGAGGGCATGCACCGCTTCGTCGACCCGGAGGACGGCGAGGTCTATCTGTACACGCAGTACGAGCCCGCCGACGCGCGCCGGGTGTTCACCACCTTCGAGCAGCCCGACCTGAAGGCCCCGTTCCGCTTCGAGGTACGGGCCCCGGAGGGCTGGACGGTGTGGGGCAACGGCGCCGGGGAGCAGGTGGACGGGGTCTGGCGGTTCGCGGAGACCAAGCCGATCTCCACGTACATCACGGCCGTCGTGGCCGGGCCTTACCACTACGTGACGGACAGCTACAGCCGGACGTTCGCGGACGGGACGACGCTGGAGATCCCGCTGGGCGCGCTGTGCCGCAAGGGCCTCGCCAGGCACTTCGACGCGGACGACGTGTTCCTGGTGACGAAGCAGGGCCTGGACTTCTTCCACGACCACTTCGACTACCCGTACCCGTTCGGCAAGTACGACCAGGCGTTCGTCCCCGAGTACAACCTCGGCGCGATGGAGAACCCGGGCTGTGTGACCTTCCGGGAGGAGTACATCTTCCGGGGCAAGGTGACCCGGGCGGCGTACGAGGCGCGGGCGAACGTCATCCTGCACGAGATGGCGCACATGTGGTTCGGCGACCTGGTGACCATGCGGTGGTGGGACGACCTGTGGCTGAAGGAGTCGTTCGCCGACTTCATGGGCGCGTTCTCGATGGTCGGGGCCACCCGGTTCACCGACGGCTGGATCACCTTCGCCAACAACCGCAAGGCCTGGGCGTACCGCGCGGACCAGCTGCCGTCCACCCATCCGATCACGGCCGACATCCGTGATCTGGAGGCCGCCAAGCTGAACTTCGACGGGATCACGTACGCCAAGGGCGCCTCCGTCCTCAAGCAGCTCGTGGCGTACGTCGGTCAGGACGCTTTCCTGGAGGGCGCCCGCCGCTACTTCAAGCGGCACGCGTACGGCAACACCGAGCTGAGCGATCTGCTGACCGTGCTGGAGGAGACCTCCGGCCGGGACATGACCGCCTGGTCGCGCGCCTGGCTCCAGACCGCCGGGCTGAACGCGCTGACCCCGCAGGTGCTGCTGACCGCCGAGGGGCGGATCAGTGAGCTGGCGGTGCTCCAGGAGGCCCCGGAGGCGTATCCGCAGCTGCGTCCGCACCGGATCGCGGTGGGGCTGTACGCGCGCGAGGACGTGAGCGGGGAGCTGGTGCGCTACGCGCGCGCCGAGGTCGACGTCGACGGGCCCCGGACCCTGGTTCCGGAGCTGGTCGGCGAGCGCGCCCCGGAGCTGGTGCTGGTCAACGACGACGACCTCACGTACTGCAAGATCCGTTTCGACGAGAACTCCCTGGAGACCCTGCGGGAGCGGCTCGGTGACCTGACCGACCCGCTGGCGCGGGCGCTCGTGTGGTCCGCCCTGTGGAACCTCACCCGGGACGCGCTGATGCCCACCCGCGACTTCGTCGACCTGGTGCTGCGGTTCGCCGGGCGGGAGACCGACATCGGGGTGCTCCAGATGCTGCACACCTGGGTGCGCTCGGCGGTCACCCACTACGCGGCGCCCGAGTGGCGTGCGGAGGGCGGCGCCGCGCTGGCGCAGGGGGCCGTGCGGGAGCTGCGTATCGCCGAGCCGGGCAGTCAGCACCAGCTCGTCTGGGCGCGTTTCCTCGCCGCGACGGCCTGCGCCGACACCGAACTCGGGCTGCTGGCGGGACTCCTGGACGGCACCGCGCGCATCGACGGCCTCGACGTCGACCAGGAACTGCGCTGGGCGTTCCTGGAGCCGCTGGCCACGTACGGGGCGGTCGGTGAGGACGCGATCGCGGCGGAACTGGCCCGGGACGACACGGCGTCCGGGCGGCGCCACCAGGTGCGGTGTCTGGCCGCGCGACCCCTCGCGGAGGTCAAGGCACGTGCCTGGGCCGACGTGGTGGAGTCCGACACGCTGTCCAACGCGCTGGTCGAGGCGACCATCGCCGGGTTCGCCCGCCCGTCGCAGCGGGAGCTGATCGCGCCGTACACGCCGAAGTACTTCGCCGCGATCGAGCGGGTGTGGGCCGAGCGGTCCATCCAGATCGGTATGGACGTGGTGCGGGGCCTGTTCCCGGGTGTGCAGGGGGACAAGGCGACGCTGGACGCGGCCGACGCGTGGCTCTCCGAGCGGGCCGACGCGGCTCCCGCGCTGCGGCGGCTCGTGCTGGAGGCGCGGGACGACCTCGCGCGGGCACTGCGGGCGCAGGTGTGCGACGCGGGGGGTGTGGGCGCGGGTCTGTGA
- a CDS encoding DsbA family oxidoreductase, with protein sequence MAETSQKTPVDFWFDPICPWAWMTSRWMLEVEKVRDVEVRWHVMSLSVLNEDKLDELPEQYREGIRQAWGPVRVVIAAQQKHGDEVVGRLYTALGTRFHNRGEGPNREAVLGALADAGLPESLADYAESDEFDAELRASHKEGIDLVGQEVGTPVIAVPGADGEQVAFFGPVVTPSPKGEDAAKLWDGTLLVASIPGFYEIKRTRTQGPVFD encoded by the coding sequence ATGGCTGAGACGTCGCAGAAGACTCCCGTCGACTTCTGGTTCGATCCCATATGCCCCTGGGCCTGGATGACCTCCCGCTGGATGCTGGAGGTCGAGAAGGTGCGGGATGTCGAGGTCCGCTGGCATGTGATGAGCCTCTCCGTGCTCAACGAGGACAAGCTCGACGAGCTCCCCGAGCAGTACCGCGAGGGAATCCGGCAGGCGTGGGGCCCGGTGCGTGTCGTGATCGCCGCCCAGCAGAAGCACGGCGACGAGGTCGTCGGCCGCTTGTACACCGCGCTGGGCACCCGTTTCCACAACCGGGGCGAGGGCCCGAACCGTGAGGCGGTCCTCGGCGCGCTGGCCGACGCCGGGCTGCCGGAGTCGCTCGCCGACTACGCGGAGTCCGACGAGTTCGACGCGGAGCTGCGCGCCTCCCACAAGGAGGGCATCGACCTGGTCGGCCAGGAGGTGGGCACCCCTGTCATCGCCGTCCCCGGCGCGGACGGTGAGCAGGTCGCCTTCTTCGGTCCCGTGGTCACCCCGTCGCCCAAGGGCGAGGACGCCGCGAAGCTGTGGGACGGGACCTTGCTGGTCGCGTCCATTCCCGGCTTCTACGAGATCAAGCGGACCCGCACCCAGGGCCCGGTCTTCGACTGA
- a CDS encoding DUF4240 domain-containing protein has protein sequence MDKTEFWDLVGRARADVAARAVPATGGGSAPGSGSRPGDGSGAGSGSGARADGEGGGAGRPDTRAVADRVAELLAERPAEHISAAQQVLWDLMAESYRAPLWAAAYTVNGGCSDDGFDYFRAWLIGQGREVFERVVADPDALAGLDAVREVAGSWAELECERVLGVAWDAHHAATGEQLPATWSVSYAPLDPDWSFDFDDEREIARRLPALAALFFKDGTDEADGTAEGDATGRADDRDGTGAAPEEDGGAR, from the coding sequence ATGGACAAGACGGAGTTCTGGGACCTGGTGGGGCGGGCCCGCGCCGATGTGGCCGCGAGGGCGGTACCGGCAACGGGTGGCGGGTCGGCGCCGGGCAGCGGGTCGCGGCCGGGTGACGGGTCAGGGGCCGGCAGCGGGTCGGGGGCTCGGGCGGACGGGGAGGGTGGTGGAGCCGGGCGGCCGGACACCCGTGCGGTGGCCGACCGCGTCGCCGAACTGCTGGCCGAGCGGCCCGCCGAGCACATCAGCGCCGCCCAGCAGGTCCTGTGGGACCTGATGGCCGAGTCGTACCGGGCCCCGCTGTGGGCCGCCGCGTACACGGTCAACGGCGGCTGCTCGGACGACGGCTTCGACTACTTCCGGGCCTGGCTGATAGGCCAGGGCCGTGAGGTGTTCGAGCGGGTGGTGGCCGACCCGGACGCGCTGGCCGGGCTGGACGCGGTACGTGAGGTGGCCGGCAGCTGGGCCGAGCTGGAGTGCGAGCGTGTGCTCGGCGTCGCGTGGGACGCGCACCACGCGGCCACCGGCGAGCAGCTGCCCGCGACATGGAGCGTCAGCTACGCGCCCCTCGACCCCGACTGGTCCTTCGACTTCGACGACGAGCGGGAGATCGCCCGCCGACTCCCGGCGCTCGCCGCGCTGTTCTTCAAGGACGGGACCGATGAGGCCGATGGGACCGCCGAGGGCGACGCGACCGGGAGGGCCGACGACCGTGACGGCACCGGCGCGGCGCCGGAGGAGGACGGAGGCGCGCGGTGA
- a CDS encoding superoxide dismutase — protein sequence MAVYTLPELPYDYSALAPVISPEIIELHHDKHHAAYVKGANDTLEQLEEARDKDQWGSINGLQKNLAFHLSGHILHSIYWHNMTGDGGGEPLSADGVGDLADAIADSFGSYANFKAQLTKASATTQGSGWGVLAYEPVSGKLIVEQVYDHQGNVGQGSTPILVFDAWEHAFYLQYRNQKVDFIDAMWAVVNWQDVAKRYASAKQRVDNLILAP from the coding sequence ATGGCCGTCTACACACTTCCCGAACTGCCGTACGACTACTCCGCGCTCGCGCCGGTGATCAGCCCCGAGATCATCGAGTTGCACCACGACAAGCACCACGCCGCGTACGTGAAGGGCGCCAACGACACCCTGGAGCAGCTGGAGGAGGCCCGGGACAAGGACCAGTGGGGCTCCATCAACGGCCTCCAGAAGAACCTGGCCTTCCATCTGTCGGGCCACATCCTGCACTCCATCTACTGGCACAACATGACCGGTGACGGCGGTGGCGAGCCCCTGTCCGCCGACGGCGTGGGCGACCTCGCCGACGCGATCGCCGACTCGTTCGGCTCGTACGCCAACTTCAAGGCGCAGCTGACCAAGGCGTCGGCCACGACGCAGGGCTCCGGCTGGGGCGTCCTCGCCTACGAGCCGGTGAGCGGGAAGCTGATCGTGGAGCAGGTGTACGACCACCAGGGCAACGTCGGCCAGGGCTCGACGCCGATCCTCGTGTTCGACGCCTGGGAGCACGCGTTCTACCTCCAGTACCGCAACCAGAAGGTCGACTTCATCGACGCCATGTGGGCGGTCGTCAACTGGCAGGACGTGGCCAAGCGCTACGCCTCGGCCAAGCAGCGGGTGGACAACCTCATCCTGGCGCCCTGA
- a CDS encoding amino acid permease: MARTGADARVESGPDPAEGAGAAGPGKAPDGALGHGLKQRHLSMIALGGVIGAGLFVGSGAGIAAAGPSIVVAYASSGLLVMLVMRMLGEMSAAYPSSGSFSAHAERAIGPWAGFTAGWAYWVLLCTAVGLEAIGAASIVTGWLPGTPQWAWVALFMAVFCLSNLAAVRNFGEFEFWFAALKVGAIALFLILGALAIAGLLPGTDAPGTSHLTGDGGFLPNGTEGLVIGLLASVFAYGGLETVTIAAAESEDPVRGVATAVRTAMWRIALFYIGSMAVIVTLVPWDDKNIVDKGPYVATLDTLGISGAGQIMNVVVLVALLSAMNANIYGASRIAYSLVARGQGPKVLGRVTGQVPRVAVLASSVFGFLCVLLSYWRPDDIFSWLLNMIGAVILVVWIFIAVSQLMLRRRIEREEPERLTVRMWAYPGLTWVSLAAMAGIFVLMARQPGTRVQLYSTGAMVLALALGGYLWQRLRSRAGREE; encoded by the coding sequence ATGGCTCGAACAGGCGCCGACGCGCGCGTGGAATCAGGTCCGGATCCGGCCGAGGGCGCCGGTGCGGCGGGCCCCGGGAAGGCGCCGGACGGGGCGCTGGGGCACGGCCTCAAGCAGCGCCATCTGTCGATGATCGCCCTCGGCGGGGTGATCGGCGCGGGTCTCTTCGTGGGCTCCGGGGCCGGGATCGCCGCGGCGGGTCCGTCGATCGTGGTGGCGTACGCGAGCTCCGGGCTGCTGGTGATGCTCGTGATGCGGATGCTGGGCGAGATGTCGGCGGCGTACCCGTCGTCCGGGTCGTTCTCGGCGCACGCGGAGCGCGCCATCGGCCCCTGGGCGGGCTTCACCGCCGGATGGGCCTACTGGGTGCTGCTGTGCACGGCCGTCGGCCTGGAGGCCATCGGGGCCGCCTCGATCGTCACCGGGTGGCTGCCCGGCACCCCGCAGTGGGCGTGGGTCGCGCTGTTCATGGCGGTGTTCTGTCTGTCGAACCTGGCGGCGGTGCGCAACTTCGGTGAGTTCGAATTCTGGTTCGCCGCGCTCAAGGTCGGCGCGATCGCCCTCTTCCTGATCCTGGGCGCCCTGGCCATCGCCGGACTGCTGCCCGGGACGGACGCCCCCGGCACCTCCCATCTGACCGGCGACGGCGGATTCCTGCCGAACGGCACCGAGGGACTGGTGATCGGACTGCTGGCGTCGGTGTTCGCGTACGGCGGGCTGGAGACGGTGACCATCGCGGCGGCCGAGTCCGAGGACCCGGTGCGGGGTGTCGCGACGGCGGTGCGGACCGCGATGTGGCGTATCGCGCTGTTCTACATCGGGTCGATGGCCGTGATCGTCACCCTGGTGCCGTGGGACGACAAGAACATCGTCGACAAGGGCCCCTATGTGGCCACCCTCGACACCCTGGGCATCAGCGGCGCCGGACAGATCATGAACGTCGTCGTCCTGGTGGCCCTGCTGTCCGCGATGAACGCCAACATCTACGGCGCCTCCCGGATCGCGTACTCGCTCGTCGCGCGCGGACAGGGGCCGAAGGTGCTGGGCCGGGTGACGGGGCAGGTGCCCCGGGTCGCGGTGCTGGCGTCGTCGGTGTTCGGGTTCCTGTGCGTGCTGCTGAGCTACTGGCGGCCCGACGACATCTTCAGCTGGCTGCTCAACATGATCGGGGCGGTGATCCTGGTCGTCTGGATCTTCATCGCCGTCTCGCAGCTGATGCTGCGGCGGCGGATCGAGCGGGAGGAGCCGGAGCGGCTGACCGTGCGCATGTGGGCGTACCCGGGGCTGACCTGGGTCTCGCTGGCGGCGATGGCGGGCATCTTCGTCCTGATGGCCCGCCAGCCGGGCACCCGGGTGCAGCTGTACTCCACCGGGGCGATGGTGCTGGCGCTCGCGCTGGGCGGGTACCTGTGGCAGCGGCTGCGCTCCCGCGCGGGGCGCGAGGAGTGA
- a CDS encoding biotin transporter BioY produces the protein MSTAPISVRPGEVLADLLPASSVARARVRDAVLVVGGAALTGIAAQLVVPVPGSPVAVTGQTFAALLVGTSLGAGRGFLALALYALVGMAGMPWFANGTSGAGGATFGYVLGMLLAATVVGALARRGGDRSVLRTAGTMVIGSAIIYAVGVPYLAASTPLSLTGAVAAGLTPFLIGDALKAALAMGALPTAWRLAKG, from the coding sequence TTGAGCACCGCACCCATCTCCGTCCGCCCCGGCGAGGTCCTCGCCGACCTCCTCCCCGCCTCCTCGGTGGCCCGGGCCCGGGTCCGGGACGCCGTCCTCGTGGTCGGCGGCGCCGCGCTCACCGGGATCGCCGCCCAGCTCGTCGTCCCGGTCCCCGGCTCGCCGGTGGCCGTGACGGGCCAGACCTTCGCGGCGCTCCTCGTCGGCACCTCGCTCGGCGCGGGCCGCGGCTTCCTCGCGCTGGCCCTGTACGCGCTCGTCGGCATGGCGGGCATGCCCTGGTTCGCGAACGGCACCTCCGGCGCGGGCGGCGCGACGTTCGGCTATGTGCTGGGCATGCTGCTCGCCGCGACCGTCGTGGGCGCCCTCGCCCGTCGCGGCGGCGACCGCTCGGTGCTGCGCACGGCGGGCACGATGGTGATCGGCTCGGCCATCATCTACGCCGTCGGAGTCCCCTACCTGGCCGCGAGCACTCCGCTGTCGCTGACCGGCGCGGTCGCCGCGGGCCTGACGCCCTTCCTGATCGGTGACGCCCTCAAGGCGGCCCTGGCGATGGGCGCGCTGCCCACCGCCTGGCGCCTCGCCAAGGGCTGA
- a CDS encoding FAD-binding oxidoreductase: MTLRNVGTNGVVLGARDSAYARETSGFQTGFTQRPEQVRPVASVAEVVGAVAHAREAGLPVRVRATGHGTPGNSEGGMLISTRRLDEVRIDPHARVARIGAGARWSQVIEAAAPHGLAPLSGSSPGVGAVSYTLGGGLGLLGRSWGYAADHVRSVDLVTAGGEQLRVTADSEPELFWGLRGAGHGFGVVTALETGLVPVTHVYGGGLSFDGRETDPGALLRAWTGWTAGLPDAMSSTFAALPFPDAPMLPPALRGRYTITVRVAYTGDPEEGARLMAPLRAVGPVTEDTLRTIPYTGSGHIHDEPDTPHAYYGDNAVVRDLAPAAGAELLALTGPDAPGMTITQITHLGGALGREPAVPNAVPYREGRFLVRLLSMLQGTDPAAVRAHYARVLPLLAPSALGRSLNFAFGDADGDGHEERARALYGAHARGRLAGLKKTYDPTGLFVGSRHLDG; the protein is encoded by the coding sequence GTGACCTTGCGGAACGTCGGCACGAACGGTGTCGTGCTCGGAGCGCGGGACAGCGCGTACGCGCGGGAGACCAGCGGATTCCAGACCGGATTCACCCAGCGGCCGGAACAGGTGCGCCCGGTGGCGTCCGTGGCGGAGGTGGTCGGCGCCGTCGCCCACGCGCGCGAGGCGGGCCTGCCGGTGCGGGTACGGGCCACCGGGCACGGCACGCCCGGGAACAGCGAGGGCGGGATGCTGATCAGTACCCGGCGGCTGGACGAGGTACGGATCGACCCGCACGCGCGTGTGGCGCGGATCGGGGCGGGCGCGCGGTGGAGCCAGGTCATCGAGGCCGCCGCCCCGCACGGCCTGGCCCCGCTGAGCGGGTCGTCACCCGGGGTGGGCGCCGTCTCGTACACCCTCGGCGGCGGACTCGGACTCCTCGGACGCTCCTGGGGCTACGCCGCCGACCATGTCCGGTCCGTCGACCTCGTCACCGCCGGGGGCGAACAGTTGCGGGTCACCGCGGACAGCGAACCGGAGCTGTTCTGGGGGCTGCGCGGCGCCGGGCACGGCTTCGGCGTCGTCACGGCCCTGGAGACGGGCCTGGTGCCCGTCACCCATGTGTACGGGGGCGGGCTGTCCTTCGACGGACGGGAGACCGACCCGGGCGCGCTGCTGCGGGCCTGGACCGGGTGGACGGCCGGTCTGCCGGACGCCATGTCGTCGACGTTCGCCGCGCTGCCCTTTCCCGACGCGCCGATGCTCCCGCCCGCGCTGCGGGGCCGCTACACGATCACGGTGCGCGTCGCGTACACGGGTGACCCGGAGGAGGGCGCCCGGCTGATGGCGCCGCTGCGCGCGGTGGGCCCGGTCACCGAGGACACCCTGCGCACGATCCCCTACACCGGGAGCGGCCACATCCACGACGAGCCCGACACCCCGCACGCGTACTACGGCGACAACGCCGTGGTGCGGGACCTCGCCCCGGCGGCCGGCGCGGAACTGCTGGCGCTCACCGGACCCGACGCGCCCGGGATGACGATCACGCAGATCACCCATCTGGGCGGCGCCCTCGGCCGGGAGCCCGCCGTGCCCAACGCGGTGCCCTACCGGGAGGGCCGGTTCCTGGTGCGGCTGCTGTCGATGCTCCAGGGCACCGACCCGGCGGCCGTCCGCGCGCACTACGCGCGCGTGCTGCCGCTGCTCGCCCCGTCGGCCCTGGGCCGCTCGCTGAACTTCGCGTTCGGGGACGCGGACGGCGACGGCCACGAGGAACGCGCGCGGGCCCTGTACGGGGCGCACGCGCGCGGGAGGCTCGCCGGGCTGAAGAAGACGTACGACCCGACGGGCCTCTTCGTGGGAAGCCGTCACCTGGACGGCTGA
- a CDS encoding amino acid permease: MASQHHLAKADENDENSRARGDGGHGGAAAGTGSGTGAGAGTAAPDAARGGPGAPGNAPPGSGTPRSAPSPGGSGGSGGGPAAGGELKAGLKNRHLSMIAIGGVIGAGLFVGSSAGIAAAGPAILVSYALVGTMVVLVMRMLGEMAAARPASGSFSEYADQALGRWAGFSIGWLYWFFWVVVLAVEATAGAVILNGWMPAVPQWAWALAVMVVLTATNLVSVGSYGEFEFWFAGIKVVAIGGFIVVGLLAVFGLLPGSDNPGAGFAHLTDTGGFLPNGWGSILTGILMVVFSFMGSEIVTLAAGESQDPQRAVSKATNSVIWRIGFFYLGSVLVVLTLLPWNDPSITDEGSYVAALNSIGIPHAGEVMNVIVLTAVLSCLNSGLYTASRMAFSLGRRGDAPASFATTTTSGVPRPAILGSVVFGFVAVFFNYLWPDTVFAFLLNSSGAVALFVWLVICCTQLRMRRVIEQETPEKLVVRMWLFPYLTWATIGMIVFVLVYMLFDDVGREQVLLSLLVAAVVVAIAVVRELRGRRTAGHADSESHDLSGKT; the protein is encoded by the coding sequence ATGGCATCGCAGCACCACCTCGCGAAGGCAGACGAGAACGACGAGAACAGCAGAGCCCGCGGCGACGGCGGTCACGGCGGCGCGGCGGCCGGCACCGGAAGCGGAACGGGAGCCGGGGCGGGGACGGCCGCGCCGGACGCGGCGCGCGGCGGGCCCGGCGCGCCAGGGAACGCGCCCCCGGGCTCCGGCACACCCCGAAGCGCCCCCTCCCCCGGCGGCTCCGGGGGCTCCGGCGGCGGACCGGCGGCGGGCGGGGAGCTGAAGGCCGGGCTCAAGAACCGGCATCTGTCGATGATCGCCATCGGCGGGGTCATCGGCGCGGGGCTGTTCGTCGGCTCCAGCGCCGGGATCGCCGCCGCCGGGCCCGCGATCCTGGTGTCGTACGCCCTGGTCGGCACGATGGTCGTGCTGGTGATGCGGATGCTCGGCGAGATGGCCGCCGCGCGCCCCGCGTCCGGATCGTTCTCCGAGTACGCGGACCAGGCGCTCGGCCGCTGGGCGGGGTTCTCCATCGGCTGGCTGTACTGGTTCTTCTGGGTCGTGGTGCTGGCCGTGGAGGCCACCGCCGGGGCCGTGATCCTGAACGGCTGGATGCCCGCGGTACCGCAATGGGCCTGGGCGCTCGCGGTGATGGTGGTGCTCACCGCGACCAATCTGGTGTCCGTCGGCTCCTACGGTGAGTTCGAGTTCTGGTTCGCCGGGATCAAGGTCGTCGCGATCGGCGGGTTCATCGTCGTCGGACTGCTGGCCGTGTTCGGGCTGCTGCCCGGCTCCGACAACCCGGGCGCCGGATTCGCCCATCTCACCGACACCGGGGGCTTCCTGCCGAACGGCTGGGGGTCGATCCTGACAGGCATCCTGATGGTGGTGTTCTCGTTCATGGGCAGCGAGATCGTGACGCTCGCGGCCGGTGAGTCCCAGGACCCGCAGCGGGCCGTCTCCAAGGCCACCAACAGCGTGATCTGGCGTATCGGGTTCTTCTACCTGGGCTCCGTCCTCGTGGTGCTGACGCTGCTGCCGTGGAACGACCCGTCGATCACCGACGAGGGCTCCTATGTGGCCGCGCTGAACTCGATCGGCATCCCGCACGCCGGTGAGGTCATGAACGTGATCGTGCTGACCGCCGTGCTGTCGTGCCTGAACTCCGGCCTCTACACGGCGTCCAGGATGGCGTTCTCGCTGGGCCGCCGCGGGGACGCCCCGGCCTCGTTCGCCACCACCACCACGAGCGGGGTGCCGCGTCCGGCGATCCTCGGCTCGGTCGTGTTCGGGTTCGTCGCGGTGTTCTTCAACTACCTGTGGCCGGACACCGTGTTCGCGTTCCTGCTGAACTCCTCCGGCGCGGTGGCGCTGTTCGTCTGGCTGGTCATCTGCTGCACCCAGCTGCGGATGCGCCGGGTGATCGAACAGGAGACCCCGGAGAAGCTCGTCGTCCGTATGTGGCTGTTCCCGTATCTGACCTGGGCGACGATCGGCATGATCGTCTTCGTGCTCGTCTACATGCTGTTCGACGACGTCGGGCGTGAGCAGGTGCTGCTGTCGCTGCTGGTGGCCGCCGTGGTCGTGGCGATCGCCGTCGTCCGGGAGCTGCGCGGCCGGCGCACCGCCGGACACGCGGACAGCGAATCCCACGACCTGTCCGGGAAAACCTGA
- a CDS encoding ribose-5-phosphate isomerase — translation MRVYLGSDHAGYELKNHLVEWLTAHGHEPVDCGPHVYDALDDYPPFCLRAAQRTAADEGSLGIVIGGSGNGEQIAANKVAGVRAALAWSEQTAALGREHNDANVVAVGARMHSTEEATKFVEIFLGTPFSAEARHQRRIDMLSAYETTGDLPPVPAHHPQP, via the coding sequence ATGCGCGTGTACCTCGGCTCGGATCATGCCGGCTACGAACTGAAGAACCACCTCGTCGAGTGGCTCACGGCCCATGGCCACGAGCCCGTCGACTGCGGGCCCCACGTCTACGACGCCCTGGACGACTACCCGCCGTTCTGTCTGCGGGCCGCCCAGCGGACCGCGGCCGACGAGGGCTCCCTGGGCATCGTCATCGGCGGCTCCGGCAACGGCGAGCAGATCGCCGCGAACAAGGTCGCCGGTGTACGCGCCGCGCTGGCCTGGAGCGAGCAGACCGCCGCCCTCGGCCGTGAGCACAACGACGCGAACGTCGTCGCCGTCGGCGCCCGGATGCACAGCACGGAGGAGGCCACGAAGTTCGTGGAGATCTTCCTGGGCACCCCGTTCTCCGCCGAGGCCCGCCACCAGCGCCGTATCGACATGCTCTCGGCGTACGAGACCACCGGCGACCTCCCGCCGGTCCCCGCCCACCACCCGCAGCCGTAA